A genomic segment from Phragmites australis chromosome 6, lpPhrAust1.1, whole genome shotgun sequence encodes:
- the LOC133922474 gene encoding protein STRUBBELIG-RECEPTOR FAMILY 8-like isoform X2 — MAASRHVLAAAVLCASLASATAFTDPSDSIGLWGLYRTLESSWQLSGWTFQGGDPCGEGGERDQWRGVFCKGSSVVTINISGLGVGGWLGPELLKFQSLKKLDVSFNSIAGEIPPTLPPNVEYLNLAANKFEGNIPPSLPWLHSLKYLNFSYNRLSGVIGDVFVNMDSLETMDLSFNNFSGDLPRSFSQLNNLHYLYLQHNEFTGSVILLAGLPFTALNIENNHFSGYVPGTFESIPELRIYGNQFQPGFRHASSSSTRSSHSPPHQLLSPPPHQLLPPPPPAAKQKSKQKPKPPQPPFGYSSLQSHSHHKKSHSRVTAAAIATATCTVFVFFIVGLVLKSWKSCPCSPKSTANTDKSLPANMERVPKANEVLYSWSSLLGGSDTSCSNDIQSERVPKIKSWSKTSKNLLTAKQFPAADILAATRDFNEECLIGEGFTGRVYRGDFRDGQLLAIKRIDMVDLSLSEQDELMDMLWNISRLKHPNISALVGYCVEFGHCALLYEYAENGSLDDILFSAATRSRALSWKARMKIALGVAYALEYMHLTCSPPVAHGNIKARNILLDAQLMPYLSDSGLTKLSHFVSTTRMDHGAPWMPSSILRFLSSCFNYHGLS; from the exons ATGGCGGCGTCGCGGCACGTCCTCGCAGCGGCGGTGCTCTGCGCCTCGCTCGCCTCCGCCACCGCTTTCACCGACCCCTCAGACT CGATAGGGCTTTGGGGATTATATCGCACATTGGAGTCATCGTGGCAGCTTTCTGGGTGGACATTCCAGGGTGGTGACCCCTGCGGTGAGGGTGGTGAACGTGATCAGTGGCGAGGTGTCTTTTGCAAGGGCTCATCTGTTGTCACAAT AAATATCAGTGGGCTTGGAGTTGGTGGATGGCTGGGCCCGGAGCTGCTCAAGTTCCAGTCGCTGAAAAAGCT GGATGTGAGCTTCAATAGCATTGCTGGTGAAATCCCACCCACTTTGCCCCCAAATGTGGAATACTT AAATTTAGCAGCCAACAAGTTTGAGGGGAATATACCACCATCATTGCCATGGTTGCACTCCCTGAAATATCT GAACTTCAGCTACAATAGACTCTCTGGAGTAATTGGTGATGTTTTCGTTAACATGGATAGCTTAGAAACGAT GGACTTGTCATTCAACAATTTCAGTGGTGACCTGCCAAGATCGTTTAGTCAATTGAATAACCTTCATTATCT TTATCTACAACATAACGAATTCACAGGATCTGTGATTTTGTTAGCAGGCCTTCCATTTACAGCTCT AAACATTGAAAATAATCACTTCAGTGGTTATGTTCCTGGAACTTTTGAGTCCATTCCTGAGTTGAG GATTTATGGAAACCAGTTTCAACCAGGTTTCAGACATGCATCATCTTCATCTACTAGGAGCAGCCATTCACCTCCACATCAACTTCTGTCTCCACCTCCACATCAACTtctgcctccacctcctccagcaGCCAAGCAGAAATCGAAGCAGAAGCCAAAACCTCCACAGCCTCCTTTTGGCTATTCTTCTCTGCAAAGTCATAGCCACCATAAGAAATCACACTCTCGAGTGACAGCTGCTGCAATAGCTACTGCCACTTGTACAGTGTTTGTATTCTTCATTGTTGGGTTGGTTCTGAAAAGCTGGAAAAGCTGTCCATGCAGCCCTAAGAGCACTGCTAACACTGACAAGTCTTTACCAGCCAATATGGAAAGAG TCCCTAAAGCAAATGAAGTCCTGTACTCATGGAGTTCTCTATTGGGTGGCAGTGACACTTCTTGTAGTAATGACATTCAATCTGAACGAGTTCCCAAAATAAAAAGTTGGTCCAAGACATCTAAAAACCTTCTAACTGCAAAACAGTTTCCAGCTGCTGACATTTTGGCGGCTACCAGGGACTTCAATGAAGAATGCCTTATTGGTGAAGGTTTCACTGGCCGAGTTTACAGAGGTGATTTTCGTGATGGCCAG CTCCTGGCTATCAAGAGGATTGACATGGTAGATTTGTCATTATCAGAACAAGACGAGTTAATGGACATGCTTTGGAATATCTCCAGATTAAAGCACCCCAATATCTCTGCTCTTGTGGGATATTGTGTGGAGTTTGGCCATTGCGCGCTTCTATACGAGTATGCAGAAAATGGTTCTCttgatgatattttgttttCAGCAGCCACAAGGTCCAGGGCTTTGTCATGGAAAGCTCGGATGAAGATTGCTCTTGGAGTTGCCTATGCTCTGGA ATACATGCACTTGACGTGTTCTCCTCCAGTTGCTCATGGAAATATTaaagctagaaatattttgctTGATGCTCAACTCATGCCCTACCTCAGTGACAGTGGATTAACCAAGCTAAGCCATTTTGTCAGCACCACAAGGATG GATCATGGTGCACCTTGGATGCCCAGTAGTATTCTTCGATTTCTGTCCTCCTGCTTCAACTATCATGGCCTCTCCTGA
- the LOC133922474 gene encoding protein STRUBBELIG-RECEPTOR FAMILY 8-like isoform X1: protein MAASRHVLAAAVLCASLASATAFTDPSDSIGLWGLYRTLESSWQLSGWTFQGGDPCGEGGERDQWRGVFCKGSSVVTINISGLGVGGWLGPELLKFQSLKKLDVSFNSIAGEIPPTLPPNVEYLNLAANKFEGNIPPSLPWLHSLKYLNFSYNRLSGVIGDVFVNMDSLETMDLSFNNFSGDLPRSFSQLNNLHYLYLQHNEFTGSVILLAGLPFTALNIENNHFSGYVPGTFESIPELRIYGNQFQPGFRHASSSSTRSSHSPPHQLLSPPPHQLLPPPPPAAKQKSKQKPKPPQPPFGYSSLQSHSHHKKSHSRVTAAAIATATCTVFVFFIVGLVLKSWKSCPCSPKSTANTDKSLPANMERVPKANEVLYSWSSLLGGSDTSCSNDIQSERVPKIKSWSKTSKNLLTAKQFPAADILAATRDFNEECLIGEGFTGRVYRGDFRDGQLLAIKRIDMVDLSLSEQDELMDMLWNISRLKHPNISALVGYCVEFGHCALLYEYAENGSLDDILFSAATRSRALSWKARMKIALGVAYALEYMHLTCSPPVAHGNIKARNILLDAQLMPYLSDSGLTKLSHFVSTTRMKDSEALTAAKGYAAPELIDPGVDVIKADIYSFGVILLVLLTGQKAFDSSRRQNEQFLVNWASHLHDLDSLERITDPRISGSMPSKAISSLGNIILLCIKQSPELRPPMTVIADKLVKLVQSTGLQKTSTSQHLEVDAQDPSFVTTRPYFEPSSTVSQGTNESCISR, encoded by the exons ATGGCGGCGTCGCGGCACGTCCTCGCAGCGGCGGTGCTCTGCGCCTCGCTCGCCTCCGCCACCGCTTTCACCGACCCCTCAGACT CGATAGGGCTTTGGGGATTATATCGCACATTGGAGTCATCGTGGCAGCTTTCTGGGTGGACATTCCAGGGTGGTGACCCCTGCGGTGAGGGTGGTGAACGTGATCAGTGGCGAGGTGTCTTTTGCAAGGGCTCATCTGTTGTCACAAT AAATATCAGTGGGCTTGGAGTTGGTGGATGGCTGGGCCCGGAGCTGCTCAAGTTCCAGTCGCTGAAAAAGCT GGATGTGAGCTTCAATAGCATTGCTGGTGAAATCCCACCCACTTTGCCCCCAAATGTGGAATACTT AAATTTAGCAGCCAACAAGTTTGAGGGGAATATACCACCATCATTGCCATGGTTGCACTCCCTGAAATATCT GAACTTCAGCTACAATAGACTCTCTGGAGTAATTGGTGATGTTTTCGTTAACATGGATAGCTTAGAAACGAT GGACTTGTCATTCAACAATTTCAGTGGTGACCTGCCAAGATCGTTTAGTCAATTGAATAACCTTCATTATCT TTATCTACAACATAACGAATTCACAGGATCTGTGATTTTGTTAGCAGGCCTTCCATTTACAGCTCT AAACATTGAAAATAATCACTTCAGTGGTTATGTTCCTGGAACTTTTGAGTCCATTCCTGAGTTGAG GATTTATGGAAACCAGTTTCAACCAGGTTTCAGACATGCATCATCTTCATCTACTAGGAGCAGCCATTCACCTCCACATCAACTTCTGTCTCCACCTCCACATCAACTtctgcctccacctcctccagcaGCCAAGCAGAAATCGAAGCAGAAGCCAAAACCTCCACAGCCTCCTTTTGGCTATTCTTCTCTGCAAAGTCATAGCCACCATAAGAAATCACACTCTCGAGTGACAGCTGCTGCAATAGCTACTGCCACTTGTACAGTGTTTGTATTCTTCATTGTTGGGTTGGTTCTGAAAAGCTGGAAAAGCTGTCCATGCAGCCCTAAGAGCACTGCTAACACTGACAAGTCTTTACCAGCCAATATGGAAAGAG TCCCTAAAGCAAATGAAGTCCTGTACTCATGGAGTTCTCTATTGGGTGGCAGTGACACTTCTTGTAGTAATGACATTCAATCTGAACGAGTTCCCAAAATAAAAAGTTGGTCCAAGACATCTAAAAACCTTCTAACTGCAAAACAGTTTCCAGCTGCTGACATTTTGGCGGCTACCAGGGACTTCAATGAAGAATGCCTTATTGGTGAAGGTTTCACTGGCCGAGTTTACAGAGGTGATTTTCGTGATGGCCAG CTCCTGGCTATCAAGAGGATTGACATGGTAGATTTGTCATTATCAGAACAAGACGAGTTAATGGACATGCTTTGGAATATCTCCAGATTAAAGCACCCCAATATCTCTGCTCTTGTGGGATATTGTGTGGAGTTTGGCCATTGCGCGCTTCTATACGAGTATGCAGAAAATGGTTCTCttgatgatattttgttttCAGCAGCCACAAGGTCCAGGGCTTTGTCATGGAAAGCTCGGATGAAGATTGCTCTTGGAGTTGCCTATGCTCTGGA ATACATGCACTTGACGTGTTCTCCTCCAGTTGCTCATGGAAATATTaaagctagaaatattttgctTGATGCTCAACTCATGCCCTACCTCAGTGACAGTGGATTAACCAAGCTAAGCCATTTTGTCAGCACCACAAGGATG AAGGATTCAGAAGCTCTCACTGCTGCTAAAGGCTATGCTGCCCCTGAGCTTATTGACCCAGGAGTAGATGTCATCAAAGCTGATATTTACAGTTTTGGTGTGATTTTGCTTGTGCTTTTGACTGGTCAAAAGGCTTTTGACAG TTCAAGAAGGCAGAATGAGCAGTTTCTAGTAAATTGGGCATCTCATCTCCATGACCTTGATTCTTTGGAAAGAATAACTGATCCAAGAATAAGTGGCTCTATGCCATCCAAAGCTATCTCTTCACTGGGCAACATCATATTACTTTGTATCAAG CAATCACCAGAGCTCCGCCCACCGATGACAGTCATAGCAGACAAATTAGTAAAGCTTGTCCAATCAACAGGTCTTCAAAAAACAAGCACATCACAGCACTTGGAGGTTGATGCTCAGGACCCCTCTTTTGTAACAACCCGACCGTATTTTGAGCCATCATCTACTG TCAGTCAAGGTACAAATGAGAGCTGCATCTCCCGGTGA
- the LOC133922224 gene encoding lipoxygenase 2.3, chloroplastic-like: MPVEENREDEMKRFMSQPEVTLLDMLPTQMQAIKVMTTLDILCSHSLDEEYMGDYDEPSWKADPMVRAVFEKFSGSMKEIKGFVDECNNPELRNRCGAGIMPYELLKPFSKPGVTGRGIPNSISI; the protein is encoded by the coding sequence ATGCCGGTGGAGGAGAACCGCGAGGACGAGATGAAGAGGTTCATGTCGCAGCCAGAGGTGACGCTGCTGGACATGCTGCCCACGCAGATGCAGGCCATCAAGGTCATGACCACGCTTGACATTCTCTGCTCCCACTCGCTGGATGAGGAGTACATGGGCGATTATGACGAGCCATCGTGGAAGGCAGATCCCATGGTGAGGGCGGTGTTTGAGAAGTTCAGCGGCAGTATGAAGGAGATCAAGGGCTTCGTCGACGAGTGCAACAACCCGGAGTTGAGGAACCGGTGCGGCGCCGGGATCATGCCGTACGAGCTACTCAAGCCCTTCTCCAAACCGGGGGTCACCGGAAGGGGCATTCCCAACAGCATCTCCATCTGA